ATCTGTAGCTGGAAGATTAGTTACTTTAAGAATTTTAATATGTAGATTACAATTTAATTAATGAAATCATAGTTATCAACTAGATGCTTGCTTGTTGGATGTAAGTAAAAATGCAAGAAGAACAGTTACTTTAAGAATTGCGTGCAAATGTCGAAAGCTACAATCTACATTGTTTCATTCACCTTTCATGCATTCTTGTATATATTAACTTCTCCCCTATAAAAGgacttgaaattttttttcctcatCCATATACCTGATTGGTAGTTGCCCTGCCGAATCTACATGTTGGAAATTTGGATATATATATCTTCAAATATTTTCATGAATAATTGTATGCTCAATTGCTCATGGAAAGTCCATTCTTGCCATATATGGGAGAGGGAGGTTGGTATTGTTAGCAAAAGTTTGATTATTTAGCTACCAATCAAGCGTTAATGCGTCCAGACAACTTTTTCTGTACACAGAATCCATGTCTCAAAGCATGTTCCATAATGTTTCACCTAACCACGCCATGAGAACTCTTCTTATTTTATTGTAGAACATAATTCACAATAATTAACTCATTGTCTTTCTTCCTTAGATGCTGCATGTTCATAGTTAGATGGAGGAAGAAATTGAGCTACAAATAAGATACACATCATTTTCCATTGGCTTTTATTTCCGAACCATGCTTCATTAGATCCTTAATAAATTGATCAAAGTTTTTCTGCGACGAGCCGTCAGGAGCGAGTGCACTCTCGAGGGCCTTCCTCACCTTCTTGATCTCCTTCCTGGCTTGGTCTCCAATTTCTCCTCCCATCAAACTGTCGATTTTCTTCGAGACTTCCTTCCTCCTCACAGCATTAAGCTCTCCAATTCCGACACCGATCCTCCAATCTTGGACCACCAACTTCCTGTTTGTGAACTGATCGGTCAGCAGCGGAAAACACAGCAACGGGACGGCGCACCATATGCTCTCCAATATCGAATTCCACCCACAATGCGTCAAGAAGCCTCCGATCGAAGGGTGCGACAGCACTTCTATTTGGCAGCACCACTGAACGACGATCCCTCTCCCATGACTCTCCTTTAAGAATCCTCTCGGCAATGGCTCGGGATCGTCGGAGCTTACGATGTCCGGTCGAAGAACCCATATAAAGTTCGCCTTGCTGCCTAAAATCCCATATGCTATCTCCTCCAAGTCTCTCTTGCTCACATGAGCGTAGCTTCCAAAGGAAATGTACAGGACGGAGCCTGCCGGCTTGGAGTGAAGCCATTGAGAGCAATCCGACTCGGTCCACAAGCTCGTTGCGACGGTGCTCTTGGTGAAGCCCGCCGGAAAGATCGGACCGATGGCATAGAATGGCTTCTCGTTCTGCAGTGCCGAGATGGTCTCTGGCTCGAGCTCTTGCACCGTGTTGCATAGTACGAAGTCCGCCCCCTTGGCTTCTTCGAACGATTTGAAGATTATTTGGTGCACCACGGAAGACGTATCAGTCTCTTGGAGGTATGACATGAGTTCGGTTGGCTCGATCATTGGCACTCCCGGTATGTACGTTATGGCATCCTTGCGATTCTCTGCAATCCATCGACAAACATGTTGAGGTTGGCAACAAATTCTAACAATAGATGAAGAAGTTGTACTTATTACCAAGAGAAGCGAAGTGGCCATGTTTTGTAAGGAGGTTCATGTGGTAGTAGAGGGCGAAGATGATGGCAGCCTCGGTCCAGTAGGAGACATAGGGtatgccaaacttcttggctATGGTGGAGGGCCAGACGAAGAAGGTGTCGGTGATGAGGCAGGTGATCGGGGGGCTGGCATGCAATAGCTTTTGCATGAGCTCCTCGACATGGGCCGAGAGGACGTGGAGGAGGGCGGCCATGAATTGGTCATGGTTGAGGGATCGGTCGAAGGAGACGGGAAGGCCGTCGCTGACAAGCTCGTAGCGGATGTCGAGGCCGGATGCACGGGCACCGGCGAAGATGTCGTCGGAGTTGTGGGCTTGGGTGGTCTGGTGGTGGACGGCTTCTGTGTTCGCAAAGGTGATGGTGAAACCTTTGGAAGCCAGCTTGATGGCGAGGTGGACGACGGGGATGATGTGGCCTTGGAGGGGATAGGCGATGATAAGGGCGTGGGGCTTCTGGCCTTGTTCCGCCATTGTTTCTCGGACGGTTGCTTCACAGAGATAAGATTTAATATAGAAagttaaagagagagagagtgaaggGGGCACCAGACTTCGGGCTGGTTGAACGGTGAGATAGAGGTGGCGGACAAAGTGTTGACGTTGTCGTAGGTTTGAATGGACGGAAGCACCCTCGCCTCATTTTGTGCTGAGAGAGGGACTTGTCCTTTTCATGTTTGGTGTTATAGCCTAAAATTACTCGGTATGGGTTCGCCCAAGGAAAAACTCTCCCctcaaacaaaaattaaaataaaaaataaataaataaataaaatattttgatcagagaaaaaaaaaaagaagctaaaaCTAATTAGAATTTTCTACCTACTAGAATTTCTGTAGATTTCTTCCTTCGTGTATTTTAATATAAAGGTACACTTtctataattatataattttattataaatattttgatctaaaaaaattatatatctaaaacagcttttcgatacatgctaaaaatatttttttaaaataatttttattttgaagttTTTCTAAGccgatatttttaattttttaattttttaaaaagttaGAAGATACTTCCTGATCTATCAACAACTGTGCCAACGGAGCTAGGTCAATCACGTCTATGGTCTTCAATAAATATACGTTTTTAAGTCTCCTCTTTCATGACAATTTTTACCAGGTTCCACTTgctatttactatttttaagaagaggaaGCCGCGAAGTTGGCTTACTTCTTGAGTGACGTTGGCATGTAGAAATCTTATCAAGAGTTATGCTCAAGTGCTCAATTAGTGGAGCGGCTTTTTGTTAACTTTTGGGGACACGACAACTGCCAGAACTGCGCTTCCTCATTTCAAGATTGCCACGCCAATGACCAATCTTTATCAGCAAATGCAAGCAAAAATGGACGTAAATGCAAGCAAAGAATGACGTTCCGACGCTGATAAAGTATGATAAGAAGAGGTGTGGCTGAGGCTCTTCGGCTGCCACTGCCTGTCTTCCTTTCACGTTCAAGACACTACCAAACAAACGACACAGCATGTGGACTCTTTCCAGCTAGAAGCATTTGACGATGGTTACGTGAAATTATAACATGTCACAtggtagaaaaaaagaaaggaaagttaAATATAGGGAAAGTAATTTGATTTAAATAAATGAAAACTCTTTATTTGTAAAATTTTTAGATGATTCACAAATACACCCCTGTTAAATCCAAATAATGaattaattttttgttattAACTCTCTAAAATATacatacaaaagaaaaattgaaccaTACGAGAATGCATCTGTCCTAAATTTTCATCATCCATGTTGTTCTCCTCCTCCGCAAATGTATATGTAGCTCTTTGATTCTTTAATTCTCAATATGGGACTGGTAAAATTTGGTCCATGCAGGTGCTGGTAAAATTTAATTCTTTAATTATCACTGAATTAAAAGATCTTGATTCATGGGGTGCAGGTAAAATTTGATTATGGGCTATGCAAGCTTGCAGTTTGGGTTGGGCAGAGCTAGCCATTAGATGCTTAATTTTAGTGAGGCTCGAGTCCAAAAATGTTATCCCGATTTCAAGTTGGTTTGTGTTTGAGTTGAAGATAAAGCCTCGCCCAACTCGAATTTTAGTTAGAAGGCTCCCAATCTCGCTCAACAAAACTTTAGCAGCCACATGTCGCCAACAATGTAAATTCTCATTTCTAAAAGAACCCCCAATGGAAATTAAGCCTTGCGTAGATCAATCCAGCATGATCTATACAAATCCAAGCCAATTTGTGTTTCAGTTCAAAATGTTAAAGTTGGATATGACCAAGTTTTCAATGGTTAGGTTCATTATTGGTTAGAATGCTGAGGGCTACTTTGGCAGTTCCAATTAAATGCAAATGTGCACATTCAGTGGAAGAATACTGTGAAAGGGCCAGTTTATATGAGGCGTATCTAAACGTTAGAAACCCAGAATTGTTACATCGCTCAGGCTGGGCCTTTTGGTGAATTCTATTGAAAAGCTCAGGCCCAACCTATGGGCATCAATGGATTGATGATGGGCTTTCGATCCTTCTACGTTGTCGTATTCGAGTTATAGAGACTACTACCTTGTCCGTTGGCCCAACACAAGCACCGTACCCAATTACCATCAAATTTCTGCCAGTTTCAGAGCCAGGATTTTGGTTTGCAAAGGGATTGCAGGCCGGCAAAATATCAAAACTTATTCAATGTTAATATTATTTCAAGCACGGAAGAAGCTTTTCCAAACACCGTCGATTTATTAATGGGACATTGTTAGCAAATTGAAAAACTTACATGGCAAGGGTGCATTTTAGAAGCTTCTAGAACGAATCACAATTATTATTGAGTACTTGGCTCAATAATAACTAGGTTAGGTATTATTTTAACAATTGAACAAATAAATGCCTCCTACCATTGTCACAACCCAAGAGctcatccaaaaaaatcagcagccgaaaggtattatttaaatttctaaatttTGCATAAATAGCTAAAATCTATCGAGTACATAGTCAATATAGAACTAAATATATTACCAGCATGAATTCTCAAATACTCCTTCCGTTTAAGCATTGCCAACCTTACTAAATTAAAGATGTAAATTTatccaaatctaatcacaaacattaCGTTCAGTTTATGATCAGCCCTAATGACTTCATGCTGTAGCGTTTGTCGTAACCTAAGGCTTcacctaaaaaaaaatattgtgattTAAATTCTTTAGTTTTGTATAAAtactaaaaatttatttaatatataacGGATGTATAACTAAACATATAGCTGTATAGATTCTCACAACTATTCTTCCTACTTTTGTTGGTTTTCAAGGTTTGCTGGGCTCTTCATTAGATGTGATTTGCGCCGTCATGGGTTTACGAGAGCCTAATTTCTACAAGTGGTTTATGGGTCACGACTTGCCAAAAGACACTATAAAGTTGCGTCTCACGGGGGGTATAAGCATTGGCGAGATATCCGGTAGTCCAGGAGGGCTAGAGCGCATTGATTTTTGTGGtatttttggttaaaaaaaaaagagaagtacataaaataaataagttCCTTGTACCGTAGGAcatccatgggatgagccgcaTATGGCATCCGGTTGCAGAGAATTGCAGGAAAAAATTTGGGATTGCACATGACCAACTTAGAGCGATCTCCATTTCATTGAAAAACCTCAGTGAGTGCTCCCAAGTTGTTTGGACCATCGCAGGTAAAC
Above is a genomic segment from Phoenix dactylifera cultivar Barhee BC4 chromosome 2, palm_55x_up_171113_PBpolish2nd_filt_p, whole genome shotgun sequence containing:
- the LOC103721317 gene encoding UDP-glycosyltransferase 86A1-like, translated to MAEQGQKPHALIIAYPLQGHIIPVVHLAIKLASKGFTITFANTEAVHHQTTQAHNSDDIFAGARASGLDIRYELVSDGLPVSFDRSLNHDQFMAALLHVLSAHVEELMQKLLHASPPITCLITDTFFVWPSTIAKKFGIPYVSYWTEAAIIFALYYHMNLLTKHGHFASLENRKDAITYIPGVPMIEPTELMSYLQETDTSSVVHQIIFKSFEEAKGADFVLCNTVQELEPETISALQNEKPFYAIGPIFPAGFTKSTVATSLWTESDCSQWLHSKPAGSVLYISFGSYAHVSKRDLEEIAYGILGSKANFIWVLRPDIVSSDDPEPLPRGFLKESHGRGIVVQWCCQIEVLSHPSIGGFLTHCGWNSILESIWCAVPLLCFPLLTDQFTNRKLVVQDWRIGVGIGELNAVRRKEVSKKIDSLMGGEIGDQARKEIKKVRKALESALAPDGSSQKNFDQFIKDLMKHGSEIKANGK